Proteins encoded in a region of the Zea mays cultivar B73 chromosome 4, Zm-B73-REFERENCE-NAM-5.0, whole genome shotgun sequence genome:
- the LOC100276523 gene encoding uncharacterized protein LOC100276523 — protein MALTTDELKTKAEVYYGDEICQLCTQLLLREAGLPNGLLPLKDLIECGYVQETGFVWLKQSKRVDHIFHSLGRLVSYGTEITGYAEKGRIRKVKGIKTRELMLWVPVEEIALDDDPATGKLVCKSIAGITKTFPASAFHIPEKENNVKANCAALKPVVLMERAPRVVKNS, from the coding sequence ATGGCCCTTACAACTGATGAACTCAAGACCAAGGCCGAGGTATACTACGGTGACGAGATCTGCCAGCTGTGTACCCAGCTCCTGCTCAGGGAAGCAGGCCTCCCCAATGGTCTGCTTCCATTGAAGGACCTAATCGAGTGCGGCTATGTCCAGGAAACTGGATTCGTGTGGCTGAAGCAAAGCAAGAGGGTTGACCACATCTTCCATAGTCTAGGAAGGCTGGTCTCTTACGGCACGGAGATCACCGGCTATGCCGAGAAGGGCAGGATCAGGAAGGTCAAAGGGATAAAGACCAGGGAGCTCATGCTGTGGGTCCCGGTGGAGGAGATTGCTCTTGATGATGATCCAGCGACTGGGAAGCTTGTCTGCAAGAGCATTGCTGGGATTACCAAAACCTTCCCTGCATCGGCTTTCCATATCCCGGAGAAGGAGAACAATGTGAAGGCGAACTGTGCTGCACTCAAGCCGGTGGTCCTCATGGAGAGAGCTCCACGAGTTGTTAAAAACAGCTGA